One Panicum virgatum strain AP13 chromosome 3N, P.virgatum_v5, whole genome shotgun sequence DNA segment encodes these proteins:
- the LOC120667310 gene encoding uncharacterized protein LOC120667310 isoform X1 produces MCGSPVLSIHFFSPACSQQPYPFAPVARVFPIHPFLLSQRHLLGEHRREGGRRRFLGRAPARSRGGASWGEHRQGMRSVEGGWKTLAESQTLLRCLSTVPPSSSSSPSSSALFPPPLAPISSSHRRADLTSRRLHPRFPRVAAVVLLPQQEQYLSSVWAASAAVDSMDSTQHIHPDSDTSSLIFVM; encoded by the exons ATGTGTGGCTCTCCTGTTCTCTCCATCCATTTCTTCTCTCCCGCATGCTCCCAACAGCCTTATCCCTTTGCACCTGTGGCTCGTGTTTTCCCCATCCATCCCTTTCTTCTATCCCAGCGGCATCTCCTGGGCGAGCACCGGCGAgagggtgggcggcggcgcttcctGGGGAGAGCACCGGCGAGgtcgcgcggcggcgcctcctggGGCGAGCACCGGCAAGGGATGAGGAGCGTGGAGGGGGGATGGAAGACCCTCGCGGAATCGCAGACCCTCCTCCGCTGCCTCTCCACCGTGCCaccctcctcgtcctcgtcgccgtccTCATCGGCGCTCTTTCCTCCACCGCTCGCGCCGATCTCGTCATCTCATCGGAGG GCTGATCTGACTTCGCGTCGTTTGCATCCTCGCTTCCCTCGAG TTGCAGCAGTTGTTTTGTTACCGCAACAGGAGCAATATCTGTCATCAGTTTGGGCAG CCTCTGCGGCAGTGGATTCAATGGACTCGACACAGCACATCCATCCAGATTCTGACACAAGCAGTTTAATTTTTGTGATGTAG
- the LOC120667310 gene encoding uncharacterized protein LOC120667310 isoform X3, translating to MCGSPVLSIHFFSPACSQQPYPFAPVARVFPIHPFLLSQRHLLGEHRREGGRRRFLGRAPARSRGGASWGEHRQGMRSVEGGWKTLAESQTLLRCLSTVPPSSSSSPSSSALFPPPLAPISSSHRRADLTSRRLHPRFPRASAAVDSMDSTQHIHPDSDTSSLIFVM from the exons ATGTGTGGCTCTCCTGTTCTCTCCATCCATTTCTTCTCTCCCGCATGCTCCCAACAGCCTTATCCCTTTGCACCTGTGGCTCGTGTTTTCCCCATCCATCCCTTTCTTCTATCCCAGCGGCATCTCCTGGGCGAGCACCGGCGAgagggtgggcggcggcgcttcctGGGGAGAGCACCGGCGAGgtcgcgcggcggcgcctcctggGGCGAGCACCGGCAAGGGATGAGGAGCGTGGAGGGGGGATGGAAGACCCTCGCGGAATCGCAGACCCTCCTCCGCTGCCTCTCCACCGTGCCaccctcctcgtcctcgtcgccgtccTCATCGGCGCTCTTTCCTCCACCGCTCGCGCCGATCTCGTCATCTCATCGGAGG GCTGATCTGACTTCGCGTCGTTTGCATCCTCGCTTCCCTCGAG CCTCTGCGGCAGTGGATTCAATGGACTCGACACAGCACATCCATCCAGATTCTGACACAAGCAGTTTAATTTTTGTGATGTAG
- the LOC120667310 gene encoding uncharacterized protein LOC120667310 isoform X2, producing MRSVEGGWKTLAESQTLLRCLSTVPPSSSSSPSSSALFPPPLAPISSSHRRADLTSRRLHPRFPRAVVLLPQQEQYLSSVWAASAAVDSMDSTQHIHPDSDTSSLIFVM from the exons ATGAGGAGCGTGGAGGGGGGATGGAAGACCCTCGCGGAATCGCAGACCCTCCTCCGCTGCCTCTCCACCGTGCCaccctcctcgtcctcgtcgccgtccTCATCGGCGCTCTTTCCTCCACCGCTCGCGCCGATCTCGTCATCTCATCGGAGG GCTGATCTGACTTCGCGTCGTTTGCATCCTCGCTTCCCTCGAG CAGTTGTTTTGTTACCGCAACAGGAGCAATATCTGTCATCAGTTTGGGCAG CCTCTGCGGCAGTGGATTCAATGGACTCGACACAGCACATCCATCCAGATTCTGACACAAGCAGTTTAATTTTTGTGATGTAG